The genomic DNA AGGCAACTCTCAACAGTCTGTAGTTCCAGTCACAGTGGGCACAATGTCCTCTTGTGGCTCCCAGGaccactgcatgtatgtggtacacagacgtaaatgaaggcaaaacacccatagacaCAAAATAatcactttaattaattaatttttaaaagctagaaaTACAGAATGGAAAGATGGCACATGATTTAAGAGCTctagatgctcttccagaggacccaggttcaattcccagcaccggcatgataactccaggttcaggaaatccagcgccctcttctagcctctgtggacaccaggcaggaaagggctacacagacaaacatgcagacaaacaccGATACACAtgaagttaaattaaattaaaatttaatgttaaaatatttttaaagtgcgGAGCAGACAGCATGACACACACCTTACATTACAAGTTCCAGACCAGGCAAGGATACACAATGAAAGGGCAGAAATTAatgacttagaaacaaagagaacaatacaaaggaccaacaaaactaaaagctggttctttgagagaaCCAACAAGGCAGACaagcccttagccaaactaactaaaaggaagagagatactatccaaattaacaaaaccagaaatcaaagggaggacataacaacagacactgaggaaatccaaagaatcattaggtcttacttcaaaagcttgtactccacaaaactggaaaatctaaatgaaatggatgattttcttgatagattccacttaccaatgttaaaGCAAGATCAGGTTAACAATCTAAAtaatcctataacccctaaggaagtagaagtcattaaaagtctcccaaacaaacaaaacagtccagtgccagatagttttagtgcagaattctactagactttcaaagaagagttaataccaatactccttaaactgttccacaaaatagaaacagaaggaacattgccaaactcattctatgaagccacagtcaccctgatacctaaaccacacaaatattcaaccaagaaagagaatttttagATCAATACCCCTCATgaacatttatgcaaaaatactcaataaaatacttgcaaaccaaatccaagaacacatcaaaaatgcTCCACAATGCTCAAttaagcttcatcccagggacgcagagatggttcaacatatgaaaatccatcaatgtaatccaccatataaacaaaccgaagggggaaaaaacctcTTCTGATCTTATACCCAAAAGAggctccatcataccacaaggatacctgtttaactatattcatagcaaatttattcataatagccagaagctggaaacaacctagatgtccctcaaccaaagaacggttaaagaaaatgtggtacatttacacaatggaatactactcagctattaaaaacaatgaaacccTTCAATTTTCAGGCAattaaatggaactagaaaaagatcattctgagtaatggaacccagacccagaaagacacacatggtatgtactcacttgtaagtgaatattagccataaagtgcaagataaccatactacaatccacagacccaaagcagCCAAGAAAGGCCCAAGAGAAGATGCTGACTCTCTGAACAGGGAATAAAATAggtatctgaagtagatggagagagggaactggtgGAAAAGGGTGGGGAGGGTAGCAGAGTGGGGATCAGGGGTGGGGTGAGTAGGAGTTGGGGGGAGGTAGGGTGAGGACtgggagaaagaatagaaatcagtgttggggacatctctgggacaggggagccTCCCAAGAGTCTATGAGGgtaaccctagctgagacttctggCAGCAgaggttaaggagcctgaagcagccatctcctgtagccaggtgggtcttccagtggaggcagggggacaccacccataaaaccttagtCCTAAAATTtgtcttagcctctgagccatctctccagacccccacaccttgttttttgaaatagggttctCACCATGACTGGGGTCTAACGGgttaggctaggctgactggtgAAGAAATCCCCTGAGTTGGGATTACAAATGCCTGCTGCCGTCGCCGTGCCTGGCTTTATACACAGGTACTGGGGTCCAAGCTCAGACCCATATGTTtggaagcactttactgactaagctgtctccccagtcccttgtatgttttttttttcccaaaaggaaGGTTgatggccagcaagatggctcaagagTAAaaacatctctctgtctctctctctctctctgtctctgcctctgcctctgtctctgtctctctctctctctctctctctctctctctctctctctctctctcacacacacacacacacacacacacacacacacacaaataatagctGCTATTATTATTgacatcattattattattttaaaggaaggCCAAGACTGAGGGACTCTCAGAAAGCCTCAGATCATAGCCTGAAAAATGAGGGACCATTGACAGAGACCAGTAAACTATGAGTCCCAGAAGCAAAGTGGAGCTCTCAGGATGAAGGGCCCAGCCACATAGAAGGGTGCAGTCATCTAGAAGAGCACCCTAGCAAGGGGTGTTGGTTTTGCTCAGTCGGTTCCCTACATCTGGTCAAGGCGGGCTCTATTCTCCACCTGTCAATCTTGAGCTTTTCTTCGCCTTGGATCCTCTGAttactcttcctgcttcctcctctttatCCCAACAGCTCAATCTTCTCACCGAGACCAAGACTAAAAGGAAGGTAAGAAATTCAGCAACTTTAGGCCTAAAGAGAGGATGTTTGGGATATCTAAGGAACTGCAGAAGCCACTTAGCACCTTTGAAGGAGCTCAGTGGGGACAGTGGAAGAGATGAAATGACCACACCCTACTGGAGCACTGGTCACTGGCCCTAATAATTTTCACCAGCAACCTCTGCCCAACCAATCATGCAGCTCTCACCTTGCCCAGGCCTGCATTGAGCTCCGCCTACGCCCTGCCCTGTCCAAACTCCTACCTGGATGAAACCTTGCCTATCGCTTGGTGAAACACAGTGGGACTCGTAACAACACCCCACAAGCAGACACAGGCCTGCCAGTCCACCATGAAGCTGACCCGACTTGGTGAGAAGCTATCTGCCAGGGCCTGTGGGCTCTTGCTTCTCCTCTTCCAGCTACAGGGTGAGTTTCCTGCACGAGGGGGCAGGAATGCAGGTTGGACCTGCCACATTACTCAGATACAGAGATCAGGCCTGATGGGACTGAGGGGGAGGCATCAGGGAGACTGAGATGGAATTAACATGAGGCCTGACGCCATCTGATGTGTCAAAGTTCGCTGACACCATAGAGGAGAGGGGGTCACTGAGTAAGCAAGACtggctgggaggagctgggcagGCTCAATAGGCAGATCAATAGGCCAGGAACAAGGTAGGGGAGGTGGGACTTGGAACCTTGTCCTCCCGTGTTTGCATCTGGAGCTGCCGCCGTCGGAGGCAGGCAACAATGATCCCTTTGCACTGTGACTGCCCTCTGAGAGTGGCTTCCCCTTGGACAGAGAAACACCCCAGCAGTAGCCAAAGGAGACCTTTTCAAGATCATCCTCATTTTAGGGGACACAGAAACCTCCCGCACTGCGTCCTAATGTTGACCTGCGCCATCACTGGCTTCCTTTCACAACACACACCAGCCATGGGGCAAAGGTGTAGCTTAACCATTAGAGCAAAAGTGACATGCTTTTTCTGCCAGGAAACTTCTAGGTTCATATCCAAAGCTCAGGTTAGCTATGCAGTGATCCCTGCAGatgtcctgtttagggctgagaATGCCACAATGTCAGTTGTGGGTCTGAGTTAGTTaccatctactgaaaaaaaaaaaagaagcttttctgattaGACCCACAAATTGATCTCTAGGTATAATTAGAAGTCCTAAAATGtcaaatacatatacatgctGTGTAAAAGTTCTTATCCTATATTGTTTAGGGAATATTATGGGGAAATATCTATGTTATGCCATAGATTTACTTCTATCTATAACAAGAACTAGGAGAATGGAAAGAAGAGGAGCCTTCAGGCAAATGACTTTAGGTCCCGCTGCAATGGGACATGTGTGTTATTATGTGAAGTCAAGTCTCTCCCTGATGCAGTGAAAAGCTTTTCCATCAGATGTTCCTGTTGCCTCCACTGGTCCAGTAGCTTATGGTTTTAGAGGGGAAATTGGAATAAACAGCTGGGTCCCACATTAGAATCCCTTATAGTGAGGTCCAATGCTAACTCTTTTGGAAAGGCCATCAAAATCCCCTAGGACTGACACGGTGTCCATGTACAGCTCTGTGGTTTTCAATATATTCTCAGAATTCAACCCTTCAGTTCTCCCTTAACAAAACACAAGCCCCATCATCAGGCATTGACATCTAAAAGGAAGCTTCCTTCtgtgaaataaatacagaaattctGAAGTTTTCatataaacagaattaaaaaaaaataagccagtgGTGGAGGCATGTGAGGTGAGGAAATGGATGATGCCAATGACTGTAGAACCGGGCCACATGACATGGCTAAGCGGTGAGTGACAAGGAAGCAGCAACACTCCCAGTGTGGTAGGCATTGACTGGACAGACCCAGCTCTGACGGTATCTCTCCACCCACAGGCCAAGACTCAGCCGGCCCCATCAGGACAACACACACAGGGCAGGTGCAAGGCAGCCTCGTCCACGTGAAAGGCACTGATGTAGGGGTCCACACCTTCCTGGGAATTCCCTTTGCCAAGCCGCCTCTTGGATTGCTGCGGTTTGCGCCCCCAGAGCCTCCTGAACCATGGAGTGGTGTGAGAGATGGCACTTCTCACCCAGCCATGTAAGTTCTTCTAGGTCCAAGGGTCTTCAGGGCCTGAGGTGAGCAGGTTTTGTAAGCCATTGGGTACTTAGAACCATTCTTCCATctcgaccaaaaaaaaaattaatttttttcctgtgtgagtGGGGAATTCCACGTACACTTTCCAATGACTATGTTGAGGCTCACAAGTTAGAATATATCTGATAGATTACAGGGCCTAGCATCAACAGATATTAAAAACAGGAGCAGAGACTCATGCACTGTAATTACAACAGAACCTAGTGTTTCCTGCCACTGAGGGAGGTGGTATCTGGAAATCTGAGTGTCTCTACCAACTTTGAAAAGCCCCTGGACACTAGCAGCAGATACAGCACGATTCTGATAAGGACATCAATGTTGGGTCCTTAGGGTCTATACCACTGGATCAAACAACAGGGCCAGTACTATTTACTATAAGTGCTGTAATTTCACCTGGAAATGATTGGCAGGTCAAATGACAGGACATGAGGACCCCTGGACTTAGAATGAGGTGTGCCATTACCCTATAGGAAAACTGAACACCACTCATTGGTcaatggctgggggtgggggtgcttccTATGTACAGGCCTGGATGGGCGCTGAAGAACTAGTGTCTGTCATCTGCATCCAATGGTTCCCATGGAGACTACTGAGTCACAGTTCCTACCCTCAGGAAGAGTGGGATCCAAGACCCTCCAAACCATGGGGTCCTTTTGGAAAGCTGGTCTCTAGCTCAGCTTCTCTAGAGACTAAGACTTGAACTCGGTGGGAAGGACTTCAGAGAAGGACCGTGATGAACCAGACATCGGGGAGTGAAGGAGGTGAAGGCCCTCCACAGGCAGTCTAGGAGCTAGTTTGAGTGGTGCACAGTTCCTGGAATGACTACTATTGTTACCAGGTGTCTTCAGAAAGCTGACAAAATGAACAGACTGGTCATGTCCCTGTTGAATCTgaccccacctcccatctccatGTCCGAGGACTGCCTGTACCTCAGCGTCTACTCGCCTGCCCATGCTCACGAGGGCTTGAACCTGCCTGTGAGTATGAGGCCCTGGTCCACTGTGGATGAGAGACCGTTTATCCCACTGGAATATAAGAAGAAACGAGATTAGTGCAGTCCCTGCTGCAGTGTGGACCTTCCTGGGAATCCTCTTGCTATTGAGTAAATAAGGCTTTCTCAGTCAGGGCAGGCAGCTGCCTCATGGGTATGGGAGCATGCAGTCTCGATGGCTCCAAGAGTCAGAAGATGTGGCCATGAAGTGTGTGCCAGGGGCTCATTCTATTAATTCCCAAAGAAGAGACCAAACAAGCTCATAGGCCCACAAGATGGCACACGGGATAGAggacttgccatgcaagcctggtgacctgagttcaatccccaaaacctatatcaaggaggaaggagacaacTGAGTCAAGAAAgattcctctgacctccaaacattcACCATTGCCTAAacaaggcaaaacacacacacacacacacacacacacacacacacacacacgcacacacacacggtataataataataataataataataataataataataataataataataataataataataataataataacaataacaagtttttaaggaaaccaacTCAGAAACTACATAATTATTGTAATTTGAGATCACCAAAGACTCTAGGCATTAGTTATATATTGAGCCAATAGTAATGGAGAAGACATTACTGTTTTTAAATAGTATTATGAGGAAGAcactctctttctttccacctAAGAGAATTTCTGGGAGTGATGGAGCCAAGCTGTGATGCATGGGACAGAATAAAAGTTACACAGCCCGCTCTTTCTGACTGAGCTTGAATACCTCCTCTAGGCACAGACCATGACCCTGTGTCCATGCCAGCAGCTACAGAGTGTCAGATAGTGTAGAGGTTAGCTAGGATAGTGTTTAGGCCAGGAAGAAGCCAGCTGATCCCTGTCTTGACTTCTCCAGGTGATGGTGTGGATCCATGGTGGTGCTCTGGTTGTAGGCATGGCTTCCTTGTATGATGGATCCACACTGGCAGCCATGGAGGATGTGGTGGTGGTCACTATCCAGTACCGTCTGGGTGTCCTGGGCTTCTTCAGGTGAGTCTGGGGCTGGGCTAGGCAATGGTGGGTGAGCAGAACCTAGACAACCCAGTCATCCCTGTCCCTTCCACTTCTCAGCACTGGAGACCAGCACGCCAGAGGCAACTGGGGCTACCTGGACCAAGTGGCTGCCCTACGCTGGGTCCAGCAGAACATCGCCCACTTTGGAGGAGACCCTAATCGGGTTACCATTTTTGGCGAGTCTGCAGGTGGTACAAGTGTATCTTCACATGTTGTGTCCCCCATGTCCCAAGGACTCTTCCACAGAGCCATCATGGAGAGTGGGGTGGCCCTGCTGCCTGACCTTATCTCCAACACCTCTGAGGTGATCTACACAGTAAGTACCCTCCACCATCCCAGATCTGGCCCACCACCCCAACCCTTCCCTAAGAAACTCTGGTTTTCTATCTTCTCTTCGGGGATAACAAGGGCCATGGAGGTGTGctactctctccttcctgagaACTGCTGAGGTCCTCAGGGGCCGGAATCCATAGCCCAGGTCTCACATGGGCTATTTCTCTGGCCAGTAAAGCTATACCCAGATCACCCCATTGTTTTCAGAATCATGTGAGTAGGTGGGAACAACTCCTCTGGATGCCACCACTCAGCTTTGGGGAAGCTGTAACAACTTCCTACCTGCCCATATGAGATGTGCTGAGTACCTGAACTCAGCTGGGGTGTTAGGAAAACACTTCTCTCCATGCCTGGGAGGATAAGCTCTGGTTCCTTTACAGATAGTGGCCAACCGGTCTAGATGTGAGCAGGTAGATTCCGAGTTCCTGGTGAACTGCCTCCGGAACAAGAGTGAAGAGGAGATACTTGCTATCAACAAGGTCAGGCCCAATGGTCATGGGTAAGGAAAAAGAGTGGACATAGTATATGGGGCAGAAGGCTTGCATAGCCTTCAACTTCTCAGGCACGTATTTCTCACCTCTAGGCCATGCTGTCTGATAGTACTGGATTTGGACAGACAGCCCAGGCATATGGAACCATGTAGGGTAGGATTTGAGGATGAGCCAGGAATGGATATAAGCACCCATAGGCTATTGGGGAAAATGTCCACAATATAACATTGTTGCTTGACCTTGAATGTCCCCTCAGGCCTTCAGGACTATCCATGGTGTTGTGGATGGGGCCTTTCTGCCCAGACACCCACAGGAGTTGCTGGCCTCTGTTGATTTTCGACCTGTCCCCAGCATCATTGGTGTCAACAACGATGAGTTTGGCTGGTTTCTGTCCACAGTGAGGTCCCACCCTATGCAAGCCTGGGGAGCCCTGGGAGGATAGTGGGGATTGGAACACAAGACCATCTGACCCCTGCCtcattctccctgcctcccaggggATGAACATCTCTGACACCGTGAAGGAATTGGACAGAAACACCTTGCAGTCTCATTTGCGGAATTTATCAGCACAGTTGGTAAAACTCCTGGTGTTGATCTCCAATGGACAGTGAGCTGTCAGATACTCGCCCAAGCTGAGATGCTCATAAAAATAGGATGAGTTCCCGTTTTCCTATTTGAGTCTATCAGTGGGAagagccatgaatttgaaaccTTCTCCCTACACCTCATGACATATGTCTCagaccccatctcccacccctgAGGCTGTTGCCTCCCTGCCCTAGTCCTTGCCTAACTAActgcctctctctgttccccctgtACCAGATGTTGCCTCCAGAGTTTGGGGACCTACTGATGGAAGAATACATGGGAGACACAAAGGACCCTCAGACCCTCCAAGCTCAGTTCCTTGAAATGATGGCAGACACCATTTTCGTGATCCCTGCTCTACAGACAGCACACTTTCAACGTAAGCATGCCTGGAACTGAGCCTGATGCCTCAGGGTCATCCCAGAGCTGTGGATTCCATGTGAATTATATGGTGTCCAGGTCTTCATCCATGTCAGACATAATCCCACTCTGGGGCCCATGTTACACTGGAACTTAAGGCAAACTGCCTGTTCCAATCGTCTGAGTGttgtgattataggcatgagccaccatatctgGCCCTACTCTTGTTTTTATTGGAATCCTGGTACCAGCCATTTGATGGTTTTTATTTCAGTACATCTTTGTGCTTCCCTAAGTGCCAAACATCaacttcattttacagatgaggttAGTGATATTTAGAGACTTGCCTAAGCTACTCAGCTAAGAAAGCCAAGGTCATGCCGGGCACattggcaaacacctttaatcccagcactcaaggaggcagaggcaggtggatctctgtgagtttgaggctagcctgatctacaaagcaagtccaggacagtcaaggctacacagagaaaccctgtctcaaagaaagaaagaaagaaagaaagaaagaaagaaagaaagaaagaaagaaagaaagaaagaaagccaaggtCATGATTTAACCTTGAGCCACAGCCTTAGCCCCATGCTGAGGCCGCCTCAACCGCTATCTTGTAACcatggatgaggaagaagagttgCATGAGGGGTCcctatgtcacagtgtgtcttcACCCCCAGGTTCCCATGCGCCTGTCTACTTTTATGAATTCCAGCATCGGCCCAATGTCTTCAAGGATATCAAGCCACCTCACGTGAAAGCTGACCACGGCGATGAACTTCCTTTTGTCTTTGGATCTTTCTGTGGCAACATGAGTGAGTCTTCCTCAATCCCAAGGAACTGGGGTGCTGGGAGGTGACTGCTCTCACTGTCTAGCTGAGGAAACTAAGACTCAGAAATGATTAAGACATCTTACAGCTCAAATGACCATAACAAGACCAGGATCCAATCCATCTCCCACTGCAAACTGTGCTCCCTCCACTTGCACCCACCCTGGCCAACCACAGTGTCTGTCATGAGAACTAATGAAGGTGATCCAAAGGCATAATTGTTCCCTAAGTGACCTTCCAGTATAACATGGAAATAGGGCCCTCAGATTCAAGAATGAGCCCAAGATAGATTCACGTAGGAACTGGGTCACATAAAGGAAGACTGAGGAAGAGGAGATCTTAGAAGGGAGGGGCCCAGGGTTGGGGCCCAGGGTCAGGTGACACCTGAGATGGTGAGTGTGCACCACGAGCAAGCAACTGAATGGGACCTTGTCTTCCTCCTGTCTACAGTTGACctcactgaggaggaggagatgctGAGCAGGATGATAATGAAATACTGGGCCAACTTTGCCCGAAATGGGTAAGAAGACATGTCTCCCCATCAGTTTCCCAGGGGCAAGTACCTACATAGGGCTCCTATTGTGAGTAGTGGCTTCATTGACATGCATACATCCTTCATCACATGACAGCCCCAATACCAGAACAATACAGTTAAGGGCTTCCTAATGAGTTCCAGTCACTGGCCATCTCCCAATAACCTAAAGGATGAGGACAGCGATGATACTATTCTTTAGAGCCTGCCTCTACCAGGTGACTCTGCTGAACGTGGAGCAGTCACTAGTGGGTAGTACTTGCTTCTCTAGAACAGGCACGTTCCCCTTTGTAAGTTCCCACAATGCTATGACCTTCTTGGTCCACCACCCTGACCTGAATCAAGGGATCTGGTTCAAGAAGGAGTCAGAGTAACCTCAGGCCAACCCTGCTGGGAGGGCATGTCAACAGGAACCCCAATGGTGACAGACTGTTCTACTGGCCCGTGTTTGACCAAGAGGAGCAGTACCTGCAGCTAGACATCCAGCCTGTCGTGGGCCGAGCCCTGAAGGACCACAGGTTTCAGTTCTGGACCAAGATCCTGCCCCAGAAGATCCAGGAGTTAAAGAGTGATAAAGACAGGCACACAGAGCTGTAATGCCCTGTGCTGGGGACAGACTTGTCCTAAGTGCAGGTGGGATCGTCCCTGCCTGCTTACGTATCCTTTGAAGACATGGATTTATCCAACGCTCACACAGCCATTCATCCACTTTCATTCATCCGTTCAGACAACATTTATAAAGAACCCAAAGCATGATGGTCGCTGCCGAGCCTACCAGAAGTCTACTTTTATTGTACATACAGCAAGTCTCCCAGGCAGGTGTAATGAGTGAGCACCACCCAGTGGTCATTCTGTACCCTTCACAGGGCCACAGAGCATAGGtcttttcttcttcacttcctcATGCCACCTCTGCCTACCTTATCATCTTTCTCCCCTGGTTTCCCAGGCCCTCCATTCATTGTTATGTTCACTGAGAAGAATTTCACCCAACTGGGTAACTGACAcacctttctgtttctcagcaaGTGCTCCTGGATGTTCTTGTATTCTATACAGAGGAGCCAGGGTAGCAGTTGGGCACTAGAATCCCCAGGGTCTTGGTTCAATCAAGTAACCATAACAAAAGTATCACAGATACAGAAGTTTACTGCTATCTGTTTTAGAAGATAAACTCCCTGGTCTTCTGATCTGGCATCTGGTGAGGGCTTTCTGTCTGGCTTGTAGGTGGCACTTTCTCTCCATGACCTTCCTACCACAAACCAGCATCCAAGCTCTCACAGGCCTCATTTACAAGAGCCCTGTGTTAGCCCATCTTCTGCTGCCGTATCAAAGGACATGAACCCACTGCTCACATCGGGCTATTCCTTTGAACTTTCAACTCTTCAGTCCTGCCTCTCTTTGTAGTGTTCAAACcactccacttctctttctcgcCCATCTCTCCACCCACATACGTGCACATCTAAAACTAGCCTACTGTTTCgaattgtaacgtaaatatctgtgttttccaatggtcttaagtgaccTTTATGAAAGGGTCCTTCAacacccaaaggggtcacaacccacaggctgaaaACCACTATCCTAGATCACCAGGAGAAGTGCTCCAAGGTGGAAATGGTTGCAAGATCAGCTAGACTCTGTCAAGTCTTGTGACAGCAAACATCTGGTACAAACTGGTTTCAAACAGCCCTGGCTGAGGCCGTGCTTTCTGGAGCCAGGGCAGCCGATCATGATGTTGCATGGTTGTCTCAAGGCATCCCTGGAAGGTTGTGCTGGCATCAGAGTAGTCCACCTGGTTCTTAGACTGAGAGCCCTTTCACCTGAGGCTtccaaaacaggaagagagaacccATCACTTGCTAATTAATGAGCCAAGTCTCCTATCCCCATTATCTTTTACTTATTTGTGGGAAAATGAAACCAGTAGGAATGCTTACATTATAGATTTAAAGAACTTACCATTACATTACAGTAACAATGATGTTACCAGATTTTTAACAGTGGTTACACCTGCCCAGTGTCACCGTGAGAGATGGGTccccttcttctgtcttctgtgttctTGCTATAGCTCCAAGAGGTTGAAGAAGCCACACAGCGTCTTTGAAGAAGGTtagtgaaggcagagagaggagaaaggggtgaTAACCCTGCCTGATGGTCATAGGCTTCTGGTGAATCCTTTGCAATAAGTGCAGTCTCTTGCGACATCTACCTTCCTCAGTCCCAATGAGCACTGTACCCAAGATCTCAGGTCCAATATCTTACCTGGGTGAGGCCCTGATAGTTGATTGCGTATCACTGTGGCACAGGATAGCCTCatagcagagacccacagcaaaagaaaaataggcCCATGAGGTGGGTATGGGGCTGGGCCGAATTCATGAATGATTAAGTACCAAAGCCTGTGGgcctctgcttttccttcttggGGCCCATGGCAAGGCTCCAGGCACCAAAAAGGACCAAATTACAGAGCTTCTGAGCCTGCAGGAGAGAAAGCATCAGAGACACCGATGCTGGGGGAGGCTACATCATAGAAACCTTGTTCTCAATGTGTCTAACGCTCCAAAGATGGGCCCCTGAAGCAGCAGAAGACTAGGGGTGAATTAGAGCACTTAAGATTAAGTAAGACAATGGGGAGACAGCAATCTTGGATCCTCAGACTGGGGACATGGCAGCTGATGTGGGACTTGGAACGTGTCTCTCCCATGTTTGTGGCTGGAACTGTCACAGGATGTCAATATTACAATAAGAATAACTTCACGCTATGAtttttctatgtctgtgactTTCTCTTGGCCAGAGAAGTACCTTTGACTTCCCAATGGGAACCCATGCGAGATTATTAGACCTGGGAATACAAAGGCCCCTGCACCATGTCTCACAGGGGGTCTGCATGGTCACTGGGCTCTCTTTACCCCAAGAATGCTACTGCAA from Acomys russatus chromosome 26, mAcoRus1.1, whole genome shotgun sequence includes the following:
- the LOC127209534 gene encoding cocaine esterase-like; translation: MKLTRLGEKLSARACGLLLLLFQLQGQDSAGPIRTTHTGQVQGSLVHVKGTDVGVHTFLGIPFAKPPLGLLRFAPPEPPEPWSGVRDGTSHPAMCLQKADKMNRLVMSLLNLTPPPISMSEDCLYLSVYSPAHAHEGLNLPVMVWIHGGALVVGMASLYDGSTLAAMEDVVVVTIQYRLGVLGFFSTGDQHARGNWGYLDQVAALRWVQQNIAHFGGDPNRVTIFGESAGGTSVSSHVVSPMSQGLFHRAIMESGVALLPDLISNTSEVIYTIVANRSRCEQVDSEFLVNCLRNKSEEEILAINKAFRTIHGVVDGAFLPRHPQELLASVDFRPVPSIIGVNNDEFGWFLSTGMNISDTVKELDRNTLQSHLRNLSAQLMLPPEFGDLLMEEYMGDTKDPQTLQAQFLEMMADTIFVIPALQTAHFQRSHAPVYFYEFQHRPNVFKDIKPPHVKADHGDELPFVFGSFCGNMIDLTEEEEMLSRMIMKYWANFARNGNPNGDRLFYWPVFDQEEQYLQLDIQPVVGRALKDHRFQFWTKILPQKIQELKSDKDRHTEL